The nucleotide sequence CGCTGTTTTCCGATTCAGAAACGCCTTTACTCCTGCCCGTTCCAAAATAAGGAAGATCATCAACAACCACGAGTTTTCCGGAAAAAAAAGCTGTCATATTGGCAGCCTGGATTATTTCTTCCCGGGTTTGTTCTTTTCCGTTAAGAAGCTCTGTATTGCTGCCGGAAGGGTCATCCAGCAAATAATAGTTTTTTAGCAGTTTCAAAGCCTCGGTGAGAGAATAACGGTCTTCACCGTACCAGAGATAAACAGAGGGAATACCGTGGTTCTCTATGTCGTGTTTGATTATATCTAATGTCATATCCTATTTTCTCCTTGGACTTAAGAAGAGGGTCTCTTATTTGCCATCCAATGTGATTTTTGAGAATTCAACCAGGTCCTGCGAATTTTCACTTACTTCCTCAATTGCAGCAGTGATTTCTTCAGTTGCTGCGGCCTGGTTTTCAGCAATACCACCAATCTCATTGATTTCTGTAATGATACTTCCGATGGAATCTTTCATCTCAGTAAGTATTTCAGTAATCATTTTGGCCGAATCGTTACTCTGGGCGGCAAGTTTGCGCATTTCCTCCGCAACCACTGCAAAGCCGCGTCCCTGTTCTCCGGCGCGGGCCGCTTCAATTGCGGCATTCAGTCCCAGCAAGTTGGAATGTGAGGATATATCTGAAATAGCGCCGATAACTTTATTGATTTCTTTAATTTTCACGGCGGATTCATTTGCGGATTTTACAGCATTGCTAATTTTGAACGAAAGTCCTTGTGATCCTGAAGCTACTTCCTGTAGCCCGGCGTTTACTTCCTGAAGCGTTGCTGCAAGACTTTGGGAAACCTCATCAATTCTAGCCTGTTTTTCCAAGCTTTTACCGATTCCGACACACCCGATGACTTCTCCATTGGGTGCTTTAATTGGGTATGTGAATGACGCAAACGGAAAACCGAATTTCTCTTTGGGCATAAGATTCGATGTGGATTTACCTGTTCTCATCACTTCAACAAGGTGAGGGTTATCACTAACCTTAAAACTCGCTGAATCCACGTTCGTCACCATTTTGTAGCCGGGGTAGTAATAGAGCATGTTTGTCCTGTTTGTGATCATCACCATAAGGTCTTCCTGCATCATTTCTTTTAAATTGGATAATACCATCGCGTAGGTTTCCAAGATTTCTTCATGGCTTTTTGCATTATTTTCTGCGAAATCCATTGAAATATCTTCCTCTCTCTTCACAAAATGACTATTTAGTAATTATTTTGAATTATATCTACTATAGCGCAGAACAAATAACTTTTCAACCAAAGATCATTGAGATTTTAAACAAAAAAAGTCCCCCTCAACGGATGAAGGGGAAAGAAAGAGGAGGAGAAAAGAGATGTTCATTTGGTATTATTTCCATGCACTTCCTCTTTTTATTCATGTTTTTAATATTTTTTGTATTTCCGTATAAAATTAGTCTTTGCTGGACTAATTTGATGTATCAGACTAAATATTTAGACGGTTTCCGGTTCAGCGTAATCTACACCTTTGGTGTCGACGGTTACACTTTTCATAGCTTGTTCCTGATTAGGTCTGTCCTGATAATTTCTTTCAACCGATACGATTTTATCGACAAATTCCATGCCTTCGATCACCTTACCGAAAGCAGCATATTGGCTGTCAAGGTGAGGTGAATCATCAACCATGATAAAAAACTGAGAACCGGCTGAATCTGCCATTCTGGAACGAGCCATTGACAGGACTCCACGACTATGCTTCAGATCATTTATGACGCCGTTGCCGGAGAATTCTCCTTTAATACTGTAGCCTGGATCACCCATTCCCGAACCCTGGGGACATCCTCCCTGAATCATAAAACCAGGAATGACTCTGTGAAAAATCAGACCGTCATAGAAGCCCTTCTCAATTAATGAAATAAAATTATTGACAGTATTCGGGGCTATTTCAGGATAGAGTTCGGCCTTAATGACATCCCCGTTGGCCATTTCAATCGTTACAATCGGTTTTTCCATGATCGATAACTCCTTTTCAACGTATGAATTATTCGTTCAGTTGTTGATTATAGCATAAATTTGGATAAAAAAGAAATTTGCAGCTGTCACCTGCCTGTTATTATTTTAGAGCTCTTTTTATTGATCATTAATTGTATTGTACCGTCTATATCTGTCCGATATATAGGTACACCTCTTTCTTCCCAGTAGTTGATAACCTCCCGGGAAGGATGACCAAAGCTGTTTTTGCCTACAGAAACAAACACTGCCCGGGGATTGGTACTGTCAAACCAAGCTGTATCCAGAGAGCCTTTTCCGCCATGATGTGGAATTTTTATAAAATCCGAATTCCAGTCAGTTCCTCTGTCTGAGATGGATTCCATTTCTTCTGCTTCCATATCTCCCGTCAATAAGATTTTTTTTCCCAGATATTCTATCTGTATCACCAGAGAATTATTATTCGAATCAGCACCGGTGTTGTTCATTTCTTCGACCGGGGCCATAATATCAATCTGCAGACTGGAAGAAAAATGGATATAATCCCCTGCCTTAAGCGTTACAAACTTTCCTTCGTTCCGGTAGTATTCCGCTGGAATTCCCGACTGCCATTCTTCATTTGTTATTCTATCGCCCGCTTCGGGTACTGCGACTTTTGCCACAGGCAAATTAGCCAGCAGGTATTGTGCCCCTCCCAAATGATCAGCATCCTCGTGCGTGATAAAAAGAAAATCCAATTTACCTATCCTTTTTTCCATTAGATAAGGAAGCACAATTTTTTCCGCTGCATTGTAGTTATCCTTACGGGGACCGGTATCGACAAGCAGGTTTTCTCGGGCCGTCTGAATCAGGATACAGTCCCCTTGGCCGACATCAATAAACGTGATCTTCAAGGCATTGCCGCTTGACCAGGGGTTCCAGAGCAATAGAATCAAAAGCAAAGCAAAGAGGTACCTGAATTTTACATATTGCAATATCACATCTCTCAGATTAGCATATCTCGGTTTTATCTGATTCGTATCTAACTTTTCAGCCTTACCAAGCTTGAGTGTGTCACCTATTCTGCTCAGGCAGGGCAGTAATCGTAATCTCTTCGCAGCTGATATAAGTCTTCTGATTTGTACACTCCAAATAAATTTTATTCTTTCCGTACCGAATAACACCCCTGCCAGAAATACATACCAGGCTATCCAGAAGATCATACCGGGATTCAATACCCAGAAATAGGCCCAGGGGAAAGATGCAATCAACGTCAATATACGGTCAGAGATCTCAAGCAGCCATACAGCAGCTTGAAAAAAAATAGGCGGCATACCCGGGACAAAAGATAATACCGTTCCGATAAGCCCTAGCTGCAAAACTCCGCCGAGCATAAAAAGGATGAATATATTGGTGATCAGCCCAGCTAGAGACAGTTTATGAAAAACATTCGTCATAATGGGCAGAACGGCAATCTGAGCGCCAAACGATGCTGCTGCAGGCAGTCTCAGTAATTCAGGCAGCTTGCCGAACCAGGCATTCTTTATCAACCGGGGTGATAGAACCAACATTCCCCAGGTCGCAGCAAAGGAAAGCTGGAAGCCTATATCACGTAAAAATAAAGGATTCCATAAATAAAGAATCAACGCAGCGAAAAGAAGCCATCTAAGCATCGATATTTTTTTACTGCCTAATAAGCGGCCGATCAAGACTGAGGTTCCCAAAATGGTTGCCCTTAAGATAGGCAGATTGCCACTGCATAAGACTGCATAACACAAGATAACGCCGATTGTTGCAGCGATTCTGGCTTTCCGGGGCAGGCCAAATAAAAACAGCCATGCCAGAGCCATCACAAAGGCCACATTCGATCCCGAAGCCGCAAAAACATGCATGACTCCTGCGGCTTTGTACATCTCCAGTGTTTTTGCAGAAATCCCGCTGGAATCACCAAACAAAATTCCTTCAAGAATGCCGGCTTGTTCCGGCCAGGACGCGGTCAGAATATTATGCACATGTTGACGTATCCTTCAGGTAAAACCCGGAACACCTTCTTCCAGCACTTTAGCTTCCCCGAAGGCTGTAATCGTGCCGCCTAAGCCTCTTACCGCATAATAAAGCGGAAGGTCAAATTCGCCCTCTGTTCCTGGAGGTTTGGGATGTTCCAGTCTGGCTGTGACCGAGATGGTGTCTCCGGGCTTAACTCGGTCCCATCCCTTCATATACACCCCATCTTCTTCGGGATAAACACGAAAATGGTATTTTTTCTCCAAGTGTTCTTTTGTTCCGGGATAGACATCTTCCAGGATAAAAGTACCCTGACCGATCTTATCATCAATCCGCCAATCCGAAAGTCTTCCCTGTATCTCGATTCTTTCTATAACCAGCGGAGAAGCAAGACTGTTCTCTACCGTCATCCCATACAAAAACCCTGTTAAAAGTCCGCAGGCAAGCAGTACCGCTTCCGGTTTGGAAGCTTTGCCGAAAAAATCAAGCGGTTTCCAGATAAACATGATTCCTATAATTAAAAGCAGGGAAATGGCCAAAATGAATGTCCTTGTTTCTCTTTCACTTTGAACGGCCAGGAATCCACCCGTCAGCACAGCTGTAGTCTGACCGACCAACTTATCTTTCATGAGCTTTATGTCCCTTCATGACCTTCTTCTCATTTTGGTATGCAAACCAGCATAAATAACTCTCTAATCAGTTGTGGGCCCATACTTGCCCCAAATGTATTGTCTTACGAACCCACAGAGACATACTCCTCCATTTTCTCATAGGTCTTTGAACCAATTCCCGAAACATTTTGAATCTCTTCCGGTGCGGAAAACCACCCATTTTCCGTACGATAATCAATAATTCGCTGGGCTAAGGACGGTCCGATTCCCGGGATGGTATCCAGTTCATTAATACCTGCGGTATTGATATTGACCTTTGTCGATAATCCGTCTGTTGTACCCGGCTGAGCTGCGCTGTTCTCAATCTTATTTTGAGTGTTATTTTGGACCTCATTTCCGGTTAATTGACTCGTTCCGGTATTCTTTGAGGCCACAATTATTTTTTGTCCATCCTTGAGCTTTTGGGCAGGATTCAATACTTCAAGGTCGGCTTCAGCTGTCAATTCCGCTGCCTTCAGTGCATCATCCAGCCTTGCATCCATAGGCAGGTGCAAAAGACCGGGATGCACAACTGCACCCGAAATATAAACTACAATCTCCCTATTTTCTTCTGCCTGATTAACTTCAACCGGACTGTTTACTGGCAAAAACAGTTTCACAGCGGCCAGAACCAGCAATACACCCAAAATGCCCCACCAAAGCAGCCTCAGCTTTTTCTCCAATCGTCCATACCCCCTCTTTTTTCATTATTCTCCATTTATTACCAGATTCCTTTGTAATCGATCACTTTTTTGCCGTTTCCAAATTAATCAGCGCGCTTAAACTTTAAACCTGATCATAAGAATGTTCCCATTTCTATTTCAAAACATAGAATATATCAGCCTAAATTGGCAAATATTTACAAGGAGGTGCTCCCGCTCCCAATGACATTATTTAGAGGAACCCATCTAAATTATGCACTTGTTGCTCCTTATGCAGGGAAGCAGGCCACAATAAGTCTCTTTGACGGCAAAACCTACCACGGACAAATTGTTGAAGTCCGCGAGGACGGTATTCTGTTTCATTCCAATAACCCAGGATTTCTGTTTCTTCCGTTCCTGGCTATAGCCGCTTTAGCACTGAGTATTCCTTTTGCTTACGGCGCAGGGCTAGCCTACGGCTCCCGTTATGCTTATGGCCCTTACCCGTACAGCCCTTACGGACCATACCCCTATTATTATTGATACCCCATTCTGATCTTCTGAATTGAACCGCCGCATTAGCCCAGTCGAACACTTTGTCATTCCTGACGTATTGACAACACTAGGCACTTTGTGTGCCACCGTCCGTGGCAATCAGCCACGATTCTCTATTCGAATCGTGGCTGATTTTAATCCTAGTTCTTGAAGTATTATCTGATTTGACATAAAAAAAGACCTGCTGAAAAAATTTAATTTATATCTGCAGGCCGGTATATCAAAATATTGGGTTGTGAATCACCGTCTTACCTCACAACTATGTTTACCAGTTTACCTGGAACCGTGATCACTTTGATAACGGTTTTTCCTTCAAGGTGCTGTTTGACTTTTTCTGAGGACAGAATCATTTTTTCCAGTTCCTCTTTAGGAATTTCAGCCGGGACCTGAACCTTGTCGCGGACTTTCCCGTTTACCTGGAGAATGATCGTGATTTCCTCTTCGATTAGCGCGGTCTCGTCTTCAATGGGCCAGGCCTGTTTATGAATGCTTTCTGTGTATCCAAGTTCTGCCCAGAGCTCTTCGGTGATATGCGGCGCGAACGGTGCCAAGAGTTTTAACAATGTATCAATACCTTCTCTGGCGACAGCCAGGTTGACATCCTTTTCTTCTTTATACAGATAAAGTGTGTTAACCAACTCCATAATGGAACTAATTGCGGTATTAAAATTAAATCTGCTACCGACATCATTGGTGACCTTCCTGATGGTACTGTGCGTGGTAAAACGCATTTGTTTGGCTTTAGCATCGAGCTCCGTAGAAGATTCACATTCAGAATTACCATTGCCTGCAGAAGCTAGAGCAGCCTGATACTGGTCAATAAGCCGCCAGACACGGTTTAAAAAACGGTAGCAACCTTCAACACCCTGTTCGCTCCACTCCAGATCCCGTTCGGGCGGCGCAGCAAAAAGAATGAACATTCTGGCCGTATCTGCACCGTATTTGCTGATAATCTCTTCAGGGCTGACGACATTTCCTTTGGATTTGGACATCTTGGAACCGTCCATGCAGACCATTCCCTGGGTAAGCAGATTTGCAAACGGCTCATCCACCTGGAGGTAGCCAAAATCCCTCAGGGCTTTGGTAAAGAAGCGTGAATAGAGCAGATGAAGGATCGCATGCTCAACGCCACCGACATACTGATCGACGTTCATCCATTTGG is from Dehalobacter sp. 12DCB1 and encodes:
- a CDS encoding methyl-accepting chemotaxis protein, encoding MDFAENNAKSHEEILETYAMVLSNLKEMMQEDLMVMITNRTNMLYYYPGYKMVTNVDSASFKVSDNPHLVEVMRTGKSTSNLMPKEKFGFPFASFTYPIKAPNGEVIGCVGIGKSLEKQARIDEVSQSLAATLQEVNAGLQEVASGSQGLSFKISNAVKSANESAVKIKEINKVIGAISDISSHSNLLGLNAAIEAARAGEQGRGFAVVAEEMRKLAAQSNDSAKMITEILTEMKDSIGSIITEINEIGGIAENQAAATEEITAAIEEVSENSQDLVEFSKITLDGK
- a CDS encoding peptidylprolyl isomerase, which produces MEKPIVTIEMANGDVIKAELYPEIAPNTVNNFISLIEKGFYDGLIFHRVIPGFMIQGGCPQGSGMGDPGYSIKGEFSGNGVINDLKHSRGVLSMARSRMADSAGSQFFIMVDDSPHLDSQYAAFGKVIEGMEFVDKIVSVERNYQDRPNQEQAMKSVTVDTKGVDYAEPETV
- a CDS encoding ComEC/Rec2 family competence protein, with translation MHNILTASWPEQAGILEGILFGDSSGISAKTLEMYKAAGVMHVFAASGSNVAFVMALAWLFLFGLPRKARIAATIGVILCYAVLCSGNLPILRATILGTSVLIGRLLGSKKISMLRWLLFAALILYLWNPLFLRDIGFQLSFAATWGMLVLSPRLIKNAWFGKLPELLRLPAAASFGAQIAVLPIMTNVFHKLSLAGLITNIFILFMLGGVLQLGLIGTVLSFVPGMPPIFFQAAVWLLEISDRILTLIASFPWAYFWVLNPGMIFWIAWYVFLAGVLFGTERIKFIWSVQIRRLISAAKRLRLLPCLSRIGDTLKLGKAEKLDTNQIKPRYANLRDVILQYVKFRYLFALLLILLLWNPWSSGNALKITFIDVGQGDCILIQTARENLLVDTGPRKDNYNAAEKIVLPYLMEKRIGKLDFLFITHEDADHLGGAQYLLANLPVAKVAVPEAGDRITNEEWQSGIPAEYYRNEGKFVTLKAGDYIHFSSSLQIDIMAPVEEMNNTGADSNNNSLVIQIEYLGKKILLTGDMEAEEMESISDRGTDWNSDFIKIPHHGGKGSLDTAWFDSTNPRAVFVSVGKNSFGHPSREVINYWEERGVPIYRTDIDGTIQLMINKKSSKIITGR
- a CDS encoding DUF4131 domain-containing protein; translated protein: MKDKLVGQTTAVLTGGFLAVQSERETRTFILAISLLLIIGIMFIWKPLDFFGKASKPEAVLLACGLLTGFLYGMTVENSLASPLVIERIEIQGRLSDWRIDDKIGQGTFILEDVYPGTKEHLEKKYHFRVYPEEDGVYMKGWDRVKPGDTISVTARLEHPKPPGTEGEFDLPLYYAVRGLGGTITAFGEAKVLEEGVPGFT
- a CDS encoding helix-hairpin-helix domain-containing protein, coding for MEKKLRLLWWGILGVLLVLAAVKLFLPVNSPVEVNQAEENREIVVYISGAVVHPGLLHLPMDARLDDALKAAELTAEADLEVLNPAQKLKDGQKIIVASKNTGTSQLTGNEVQNNTQNKIENSAAQPGTTDGLSTKVNINTAGINELDTIPGIGPSLAQRIIDYRTENGWFSAPEEIQNVSGIGSKTYEKMEEYVSVGS